In Phyllopteryx taeniolatus isolate TA_2022b chromosome 1, UOR_Ptae_1.2, whole genome shotgun sequence, the following proteins share a genomic window:
- the LOC133476719 gene encoding syntaphilin isoform X2, producing the protein MSVTLTPSRKPSLGQRRRSAGTSGSSGRCTHSDMSSTSNYPLKIKTTEGSLTPQMHASTSRRQAKHTVCSDNHGIRPPTPEQYLTPLQQKEVCIRHLRARLRDNVERLQHRDYEIDELRTQLYRMQEDWIEEECHRVEAQLALKEARKEIHQLQEVVESVRSNLGVREQDPHHNHKPYTSQDPRTGGKSRSCGCSPAGTLTRSRHRSGEALQTESSRAPRHLLLEAALPSEQTPRQGRVKGTASPSPACDLLCRGAAALPVSHSCHSLGGSCYLPHHHLFLHLPQEEPPETVASTLTAVAVPSAPAGRKPEVRSQACSPTMTWLSCEENGAEELSVISAASVDASPAQPLVFPTASPPLSPLENPHVCQPRPAAPRRQEAAVLEMEEDTKEEAGNDDSLQPCHWSPYFLVDLLALAVPVVPTVAWLCRGAPRDIVPVYHIGSLLRGCCAVALHSLRQRGAGQGRRPASED; encoded by the exons ATGTCCGTAACGCTCACCCCAAGCAGGAAGCCTTCATTAGGTCAGCGCAG GCGCTCGGCAGGAACGAGTGGCAGCAGTGGACGATGCACCCATAGTGACATGTCCAGCACCAGCAACTACCCGCTGAAGATCAAGACGACAGAGGGAAGTCTCACCCCTCAGATGCATGCCAGTACTTCGAG GCGTCAGGCAAAGCACACGGTGTGTAGTGACAACCATGGGATCAGGCCTCCCACTCCAGAGCAGTACCTCACACCTCTGCAGCAAAAAGAGGTGTGTATACGTCACCTGCGAGCCAGACTGAGGGACAACGTGGAGAGATTGCAACACAG GGACTATGAAATAGATGAGTTGAGGACTCAGCTGTACAGGATGCAGGAAGACTGGATCGAAGAGGAATGCCACCGTGTGGAGGCCCAGTTAGCACTCAAAGAGGCCCGCAAGGAAATTCATCAGCTCCAAGAAGTGGTGGAGTCCGTGAGGTCCAACCTTGGTGTGCGGGAGCAAGACCCCCATCACAACCACAAGCCATACACGTCCCAGGACCCGAGGACCGGCGGGAAGTCTCGCTCCTGCGGCTGCTCTCCTGCCGGCACTTTGACCCGCAGCAGGCACAGGAGCGGCGAGGCCCTGCAGACCGAGTCAAGCCGAGCGCCGCGCCACCTGCTGCTGGAGGCGGCGCTCCCGTCGGAGCAGACGCCTCGACAGGGCCGCGTCAAGGGAACGGCGTCTCCCTCGCCCGCCTGTGACCTTCTTTGCCGAGGGGCCGCCGCGTTGCCTGTCTCGCACTCCTGCCACTCTCTGGGCGGAAGCTGCTACCTCCCTCATCATCACTTGTTCCTGCACTTACCTCAGGAGGAGCCCCCGGAAACGGTCGCCTCGACTCTGACTGCAGTCGCCGTCCCGAGTGCTCCGGCGGGGAGGAAGCCAGAGGTGCGCTCGCAGGCCTGCAGTCCGACCATGACCTGGCTTTCCTGCGAGGAAAACGGCGCAGAGGAGCTGAGTGTCATTTCTGCAGCGTCGGTGGACGCGAGCCCCGCGCAGCCCCTCGTCTTCCCGACGGCTTCACCTCCTCTGTCTCCTCTCGAGAATCCCCATGTGTGCCAACCCCGCCCCGCGGCTCCTCGGAGGCAGGAAGCTGCTGTCCTGGAGATGGAGGAGGACACcaaggaagaagcaggaaaTGACGATTCGCTTCAGCCGTGCCACTGGAGCCCGTACTTTCTCGTGGATCTGTTGGCTTTGGCGGTGCCGGTGGTCCCAACTGTGGCGTGGCTGTGTCGGGGGGCGCCTCGGGACATCGTGCCCGTCTATCATATCGGGTCCTTGCTGAGAGGATGCTGCGCTGTGGCCCTGCACTCGCTCCGTCAAAGAGGCGCGGGCCAAGGACGCAGGCCGGCCAGC gaGGATTAA
- the LOC133476656 gene encoding double-strand-break repair protein rad21-like protein 1 isoform X2, with protein MLNCWTPLSNKWETLNKIWLSVHWKHKVTKAHVIDCNLDTAIEDIISSPQIIGLRISGSLLLGAAQIFSRKAKYLLTDCSHALDKLKLSFRPEAPEEKNDLSYEGLESTLKEIPLSEDFFFLPHSSDFNMPIECFSQHQSLPQEITMNEYTDMSQCHKVGHLDISLEILGQPQDSFGDEGAGLDRCLDFLINSSTHPDFTNISPVGIPNEMPENSSINNQHDVNRRDPTEEESLNQSSHEQPTFVLLPVPDTSSGNKRRRKRKLIVDQMTSLSDKVMRKQLSDDSDLLATIMMAPPTRQLMCWKENGTAVKLLARPCSNVIPSEIEEAFPKDVIRVTYEEVAVMQQDDCEAHSNMSPLSTESLKDSSTEHKLTDVLYSSDNQSDLEITLDEHILDRSYPELPSEDSMFVHPSHKEKHSQSLLGSQNLGELQTINKRAHRLLKFLQCCSDTSFCLGALCSGHTCLQMARAFQCLLFLQKERAVSLHQSEPYQDIFFTAGPEFFTLEKKKPNGVLESKLPMGFMNGLQS; from the exons ATGCTCAACTGTTGGACGCCCCTCTCGAACAAGTGGGAAACTCTCAACAAAATCTGGTTATCAGTGCACTGGAAGCATAAGGTCACCAAGGCCCATGTTATTGACTGCAATTTGGATACCGCAATAGAAGATATAATATCTTCTCCACAG atTATTGGTCTGCGAATCTCTGGATCTCTGCTCCTTGGAGCTGCTCAGATCTTTTCCAGAAAAGCAAAATATCTCCTTACAGACTGCAGTCATGCCTTGGATAAGCTCAAACTGTCGTTCCGGCCAG AAGCTCCAGAGGAGAAAAATGATTTGTCTTATGAAGGCCTTGAGTCCACGTTAAAAGAAATCCCTTTGAgcgaagatttttttttcttgcctcaCTCAAG TGACTTCAACATGCCTATAGAATGCTTCTCTCAACACCAAAGTCTTCCACAGGAAAtcacaatgaatgaatatacag ATATGTCCCAGTGCCACAAGGTTGGTCACCTGGATATCAGCTTGGAGATTCTGGGTCAACCACAGGACTCGTTTGGCGATGAGGGCGCTGGATTGGATAGATGTCTCG ACTTTCTGATAAACAGCAGCACTCATCCGGACTTCACTAACATCAGCCCAGTAGGAATTCCAAATGAGATGCCCGAAAACTCTTCAATCAACAACCAGCATG ATGTAAACAGAAGAGATCCTACAGAGGAAGAGTCCCTGAATCAGTCCAGTCACGAGCAGCCAACGTTTGTCCTTCTGCCTGTGCCTGACACTT CAAGCGGGAATAAGAGAAGGAGAAAGCGAAAGTTGATCGTGGACCAAATGACAAGTCTGAGTGACAAAGTCATGCGGAAGCAGCTCAGCGACGACTCAGATCTGCTTGCCACCATAATGATGGCTCCCCCCACTCGGCAGCTCATGTGCTGGAAAGAAAACGGAACTGCAGTCAAGCTGCTGGCACGGCCGTGCTCTAATGTTATCCCGTCAGAGATTGAGGAG GCTTTTCCTAAGGATGTTATCCGGGTGACGTATGAGGAGGTGGCGGTCATGCAACAAGATGACTGTGAAG CTCACAGCAACATGAGTCCACTCAGCACAGAAAGCCTCAAGGATTCCTCCACAGAACACAAGCTCACAGATGTTCTTTATTCCAGTGACAACCAAAGTGACTTGGAGATCACACTC GATGAACACATATTGGACCGGAGTTATCCAGAGCTTCCATCAGAGGACTCCATGTTTGTCCATCCGTCTCACAAGGAGAAGCACAGTCAG TCTTTGCTGGGCAGCCAAAACTTAGGGGAGCTGCAAACGATCAACAAACGAGCACACAGGCTCCTGAAATTCCTACAG tgtTGCAGTGACACCTCGTTCTGCCTGGGTGCACTCTGCTCAGGACACACCTGCTTGCAGATGGCCAGAGCGTTCCAGTGTCTCCTTTTCCTGCAGAAGGAACGGGCCGTCAGTCTGCACCAGAGTGAACCATACCAGGACATCTTTTTCACCGCTGGTCCTGAATTCTTCACGCTGGAAAAGAAGAAGCCAAACGGAGTGTTAGAAAGCAAGTTGCCAATGGGGTTCATGAACGGGTTACAGTCTTGA
- the LOC133476656 gene encoding double-strand-break repair protein rad21-like protein 1 isoform X1 yields MLNCWTPLSNKWETLNKIWLSVHWKHKVTKAHVIDCNLDTAIEDIISSPQIIGLRISGSLLLGAAQIFSRKAKYLLTDCSHALDKLKLSFRPEAPEEKNDLSYEGLESTLKEIPLSEDFFFLPHSSDFNMPIECFSQHQSLPQEITMNEYTDMSQCHKVGHLDISLEILGQPQDSFGDEGAGLDRCLDFLINSSTHPDFTNISPVGIPNEMPENSSINNQHDIPSGCSSDVNRRDPTEEESLNQSSHEQPTFVLLPVPDTSSGNKRRRKRKLIVDQMTSLSDKVMRKQLSDDSDLLATIMMAPPTRQLMCWKENGTAVKLLARPCSNVIPSEIEEAFPKDVIRVTYEEVAVMQQDDCEAHSNMSPLSTESLKDSSTEHKLTDVLYSSDNQSDLEITLDEHILDRSYPELPSEDSMFVHPSHKEKHSQSLLGSQNLGELQTINKRAHRLLKFLQCCSDTSFCLGALCSGHTCLQMARAFQCLLFLQKERAVSLHQSEPYQDIFFTAGPEFFTLEKKKPNGVLESKLPMGFMNGLQS; encoded by the exons ATGCTCAACTGTTGGACGCCCCTCTCGAACAAGTGGGAAACTCTCAACAAAATCTGGTTATCAGTGCACTGGAAGCATAAGGTCACCAAGGCCCATGTTATTGACTGCAATTTGGATACCGCAATAGAAGATATAATATCTTCTCCACAG atTATTGGTCTGCGAATCTCTGGATCTCTGCTCCTTGGAGCTGCTCAGATCTTTTCCAGAAAAGCAAAATATCTCCTTACAGACTGCAGTCATGCCTTGGATAAGCTCAAACTGTCGTTCCGGCCAG AAGCTCCAGAGGAGAAAAATGATTTGTCTTATGAAGGCCTTGAGTCCACGTTAAAAGAAATCCCTTTGAgcgaagatttttttttcttgcctcaCTCAAG TGACTTCAACATGCCTATAGAATGCTTCTCTCAACACCAAAGTCTTCCACAGGAAAtcacaatgaatgaatatacag ATATGTCCCAGTGCCACAAGGTTGGTCACCTGGATATCAGCTTGGAGATTCTGGGTCAACCACAGGACTCGTTTGGCGATGAGGGCGCTGGATTGGATAGATGTCTCG ACTTTCTGATAAACAGCAGCACTCATCCGGACTTCACTAACATCAGCCCAGTAGGAATTCCAAATGAGATGCCCGAAAACTCTTCAATCAACAACCAGCATG ATATTCCATCTGGTTGTTCTTCAGATGTAAACAGAAGAGATCCTACAGAGGAAGAGTCCCTGAATCAGTCCAGTCACGAGCAGCCAACGTTTGTCCTTCTGCCTGTGCCTGACACTT CAAGCGGGAATAAGAGAAGGAGAAAGCGAAAGTTGATCGTGGACCAAATGACAAGTCTGAGTGACAAAGTCATGCGGAAGCAGCTCAGCGACGACTCAGATCTGCTTGCCACCATAATGATGGCTCCCCCCACTCGGCAGCTCATGTGCTGGAAAGAAAACGGAACTGCAGTCAAGCTGCTGGCACGGCCGTGCTCTAATGTTATCCCGTCAGAGATTGAGGAG GCTTTTCCTAAGGATGTTATCCGGGTGACGTATGAGGAGGTGGCGGTCATGCAACAAGATGACTGTGAAG CTCACAGCAACATGAGTCCACTCAGCACAGAAAGCCTCAAGGATTCCTCCACAGAACACAAGCTCACAGATGTTCTTTATTCCAGTGACAACCAAAGTGACTTGGAGATCACACTC GATGAACACATATTGGACCGGAGTTATCCAGAGCTTCCATCAGAGGACTCCATGTTTGTCCATCCGTCTCACAAGGAGAAGCACAGTCAG TCTTTGCTGGGCAGCCAAAACTTAGGGGAGCTGCAAACGATCAACAAACGAGCACACAGGCTCCTGAAATTCCTACAG tgtTGCAGTGACACCTCGTTCTGCCTGGGTGCACTCTGCTCAGGACACACCTGCTTGCAGATGGCCAGAGCGTTCCAGTGTCTCCTTTTCCTGCAGAAGGAACGGGCCGTCAGTCTGCACCAGAGTGAACCATACCAGGACATCTTTTTCACCGCTGGTCCTGAATTCTTCACGCTGGAAAAGAAGAAGCCAAACGGAGTGTTAGAAAGCAAGTTGCCAATGGGGTTCATGAACGGGTTACAGTCTTGA
- the LOC133476656 gene encoding double-strand-break repair protein rad21-like protein 1 isoform X4 yields MLNCWTPLSNKWETLNKIWLSVHWKHKVTKAHVIDCNLDTAIEDIISSPQIIGLRISGSLLLGAAQIFSRKAKYLLTDCSHALDKLKLSFRPEAPEEKNDLSYEGLESTLKEIPLSEDFFFLPHSSDFNMPIECFSQHQSLPQEITMNEYTDMSQCHKVGHLDISLEILGQPQDSFGDEGAGLDRCLDFLINSSTHPDFTNISPVGIPNEMPENSSINNQHASGNKRRRKRKLIVDQMTSLSDKVMRKQLSDDSDLLATIMMAPPTRQLMCWKENGTAVKLLARPCSNVIPSEIEEAFPKDVIRVTYEEVAVMQQDDCEAHSNMSPLSTESLKDSSTEHKLTDVLYSSDNQSDLEITLDEHILDRSYPELPSEDSMFVHPSHKEKHSQSLLGSQNLGELQTINKRAHRLLKFLQCCSDTSFCLGALCSGHTCLQMARAFQCLLFLQKERAVSLHQSEPYQDIFFTAGPEFFTLEKKKPNGVLESKLPMGFMNGLQS; encoded by the exons ATGCTCAACTGTTGGACGCCCCTCTCGAACAAGTGGGAAACTCTCAACAAAATCTGGTTATCAGTGCACTGGAAGCATAAGGTCACCAAGGCCCATGTTATTGACTGCAATTTGGATACCGCAATAGAAGATATAATATCTTCTCCACAG atTATTGGTCTGCGAATCTCTGGATCTCTGCTCCTTGGAGCTGCTCAGATCTTTTCCAGAAAAGCAAAATATCTCCTTACAGACTGCAGTCATGCCTTGGATAAGCTCAAACTGTCGTTCCGGCCAG AAGCTCCAGAGGAGAAAAATGATTTGTCTTATGAAGGCCTTGAGTCCACGTTAAAAGAAATCCCTTTGAgcgaagatttttttttcttgcctcaCTCAAG TGACTTCAACATGCCTATAGAATGCTTCTCTCAACACCAAAGTCTTCCACAGGAAAtcacaatgaatgaatatacag ATATGTCCCAGTGCCACAAGGTTGGTCACCTGGATATCAGCTTGGAGATTCTGGGTCAACCACAGGACTCGTTTGGCGATGAGGGCGCTGGATTGGATAGATGTCTCG ACTTTCTGATAAACAGCAGCACTCATCCGGACTTCACTAACATCAGCCCAGTAGGAATTCCAAATGAGATGCCCGAAAACTCTTCAATCAACAACCAGCATG CAAGCGGGAATAAGAGAAGGAGAAAGCGAAAGTTGATCGTGGACCAAATGACAAGTCTGAGTGACAAAGTCATGCGGAAGCAGCTCAGCGACGACTCAGATCTGCTTGCCACCATAATGATGGCTCCCCCCACTCGGCAGCTCATGTGCTGGAAAGAAAACGGAACTGCAGTCAAGCTGCTGGCACGGCCGTGCTCTAATGTTATCCCGTCAGAGATTGAGGAG GCTTTTCCTAAGGATGTTATCCGGGTGACGTATGAGGAGGTGGCGGTCATGCAACAAGATGACTGTGAAG CTCACAGCAACATGAGTCCACTCAGCACAGAAAGCCTCAAGGATTCCTCCACAGAACACAAGCTCACAGATGTTCTTTATTCCAGTGACAACCAAAGTGACTTGGAGATCACACTC GATGAACACATATTGGACCGGAGTTATCCAGAGCTTCCATCAGAGGACTCCATGTTTGTCCATCCGTCTCACAAGGAGAAGCACAGTCAG TCTTTGCTGGGCAGCCAAAACTTAGGGGAGCTGCAAACGATCAACAAACGAGCACACAGGCTCCTGAAATTCCTACAG tgtTGCAGTGACACCTCGTTCTGCCTGGGTGCACTCTGCTCAGGACACACCTGCTTGCAGATGGCCAGAGCGTTCCAGTGTCTCCTTTTCCTGCAGAAGGAACGGGCCGTCAGTCTGCACCAGAGTGAACCATACCAGGACATCTTTTTCACCGCTGGTCCTGAATTCTTCACGCTGGAAAAGAAGAAGCCAAACGGAGTGTTAGAAAGCAAGTTGCCAATGGGGTTCATGAACGGGTTACAGTCTTGA
- the LOC133476719 gene encoding syntaphilin isoform X1 — translation MSVTLTPSRKPSLGQRRRSAGTSGSSGRCTHSDMSSTSNYPLKIKTTEGSLTPQMHASTSRRQAKHTVCSDNHGIRPPTPEQYLTPLQQKEVCIRHLRARLRDNVERLQHRDYEIDELRTQLYRMQEDWIEEECHRVEAQLALKEARKEIHQLQEVVESVRSNLGVREQDPHHNHKPYTSQDPRTGGKSRSCGCSPAGTLTRSRHRSGEALQTESSRAPRHLLLEAALPSEQTPRQGRVKGTASPSPACDLLCRGAAALPVSHSCHSLGGSCYLPHHHLFLHLPQEEPPETVASTLTAVAVPSAPAGRKPEVRSQACSPTMTWLSCEENGAEELSVISAASVDASPAQPLVFPTASPPLSPLENPHVCQPRPAAPRRQEAAVLEMEEDTKEEAGNDDSLQPCHWSPYFLVDLLALAVPVVPTVAWLCRGAPRDIVPVYHIGSLLRGCCAVALHSLRQRGAGQGRRPASVSGTPI, via the exons ATGTCCGTAACGCTCACCCCAAGCAGGAAGCCTTCATTAGGTCAGCGCAG GCGCTCGGCAGGAACGAGTGGCAGCAGTGGACGATGCACCCATAGTGACATGTCCAGCACCAGCAACTACCCGCTGAAGATCAAGACGACAGAGGGAAGTCTCACCCCTCAGATGCATGCCAGTACTTCGAG GCGTCAGGCAAAGCACACGGTGTGTAGTGACAACCATGGGATCAGGCCTCCCACTCCAGAGCAGTACCTCACACCTCTGCAGCAAAAAGAGGTGTGTATACGTCACCTGCGAGCCAGACTGAGGGACAACGTGGAGAGATTGCAACACAG GGACTATGAAATAGATGAGTTGAGGACTCAGCTGTACAGGATGCAGGAAGACTGGATCGAAGAGGAATGCCACCGTGTGGAGGCCCAGTTAGCACTCAAAGAGGCCCGCAAGGAAATTCATCAGCTCCAAGAAGTGGTGGAGTCCGTGAGGTCCAACCTTGGTGTGCGGGAGCAAGACCCCCATCACAACCACAAGCCATACACGTCCCAGGACCCGAGGACCGGCGGGAAGTCTCGCTCCTGCGGCTGCTCTCCTGCCGGCACTTTGACCCGCAGCAGGCACAGGAGCGGCGAGGCCCTGCAGACCGAGTCAAGCCGAGCGCCGCGCCACCTGCTGCTGGAGGCGGCGCTCCCGTCGGAGCAGACGCCTCGACAGGGCCGCGTCAAGGGAACGGCGTCTCCCTCGCCCGCCTGTGACCTTCTTTGCCGAGGGGCCGCCGCGTTGCCTGTCTCGCACTCCTGCCACTCTCTGGGCGGAAGCTGCTACCTCCCTCATCATCACTTGTTCCTGCACTTACCTCAGGAGGAGCCCCCGGAAACGGTCGCCTCGACTCTGACTGCAGTCGCCGTCCCGAGTGCTCCGGCGGGGAGGAAGCCAGAGGTGCGCTCGCAGGCCTGCAGTCCGACCATGACCTGGCTTTCCTGCGAGGAAAACGGCGCAGAGGAGCTGAGTGTCATTTCTGCAGCGTCGGTGGACGCGAGCCCCGCGCAGCCCCTCGTCTTCCCGACGGCTTCACCTCCTCTGTCTCCTCTCGAGAATCCCCATGTGTGCCAACCCCGCCCCGCGGCTCCTCGGAGGCAGGAAGCTGCTGTCCTGGAGATGGAGGAGGACACcaaggaagaagcaggaaaTGACGATTCGCTTCAGCCGTGCCACTGGAGCCCGTACTTTCTCGTGGATCTGTTGGCTTTGGCGGTGCCGGTGGTCCCAACTGTGGCGTGGCTGTGTCGGGGGGCGCCTCGGGACATCGTGCCCGTCTATCATATCGGGTCCTTGCTGAGAGGATGCTGCGCTGTGGCCCTGCACTCGCTCCGTCAAAGAGGCGCGGGCCAAGGACGCAGGCCGGCCAGCGTGAGTGGAACACCGATCTGA
- the LOC133476656 gene encoding double-strand-break repair protein rad21-like protein 1 isoform X3, with protein sequence MLNCWTPLSNKWETLNKIWLSVHWKHKVTKAHVIDCNLDTAIEDIISSPQIIGLRISGSLLLGAAQIFSRKAKYLLTDCSHALDKLKLSFRPEAPEEKNDLSYEGLESTLKEIPLSEDFFFLPHSSDFNMPIECFSQHQSLPQEITMNEYTDMSQCHKVGHLDISLEILGQPQDSFGDEGAGLDRCLDFLINSSTHPDFTNISPVGIPNEMPENSSINNQHDIPSGCSSDVNRRDPTEEESLNQSSHEQPTFVLLPVPDTSSGNKRRRKRKLIVDQMTSLSDKVMRKQLSDDSDLLATIMMAPPTRQLMCWKENGTAVKLLARPCSNVIPSEIEEAFPKDVIRVTYEEVAVMQQDDCEAHSNMSPLSTESLKDSSTEHKLTDVLYSSDNQSDLEITLDEHILDRSYPELPSEDSMFVHPSHKEKHSQSLLGSQNLGELQTINKRAHRLLKFLQDTPACRWPERSSVSFSCRRNGPSVCTRVNHTRTSFSPLVLNSSRWKRRSQTEC encoded by the exons ATGCTCAACTGTTGGACGCCCCTCTCGAACAAGTGGGAAACTCTCAACAAAATCTGGTTATCAGTGCACTGGAAGCATAAGGTCACCAAGGCCCATGTTATTGACTGCAATTTGGATACCGCAATAGAAGATATAATATCTTCTCCACAG atTATTGGTCTGCGAATCTCTGGATCTCTGCTCCTTGGAGCTGCTCAGATCTTTTCCAGAAAAGCAAAATATCTCCTTACAGACTGCAGTCATGCCTTGGATAAGCTCAAACTGTCGTTCCGGCCAG AAGCTCCAGAGGAGAAAAATGATTTGTCTTATGAAGGCCTTGAGTCCACGTTAAAAGAAATCCCTTTGAgcgaagatttttttttcttgcctcaCTCAAG TGACTTCAACATGCCTATAGAATGCTTCTCTCAACACCAAAGTCTTCCACAGGAAAtcacaatgaatgaatatacag ATATGTCCCAGTGCCACAAGGTTGGTCACCTGGATATCAGCTTGGAGATTCTGGGTCAACCACAGGACTCGTTTGGCGATGAGGGCGCTGGATTGGATAGATGTCTCG ACTTTCTGATAAACAGCAGCACTCATCCGGACTTCACTAACATCAGCCCAGTAGGAATTCCAAATGAGATGCCCGAAAACTCTTCAATCAACAACCAGCATG ATATTCCATCTGGTTGTTCTTCAGATGTAAACAGAAGAGATCCTACAGAGGAAGAGTCCCTGAATCAGTCCAGTCACGAGCAGCCAACGTTTGTCCTTCTGCCTGTGCCTGACACTT CAAGCGGGAATAAGAGAAGGAGAAAGCGAAAGTTGATCGTGGACCAAATGACAAGTCTGAGTGACAAAGTCATGCGGAAGCAGCTCAGCGACGACTCAGATCTGCTTGCCACCATAATGATGGCTCCCCCCACTCGGCAGCTCATGTGCTGGAAAGAAAACGGAACTGCAGTCAAGCTGCTGGCACGGCCGTGCTCTAATGTTATCCCGTCAGAGATTGAGGAG GCTTTTCCTAAGGATGTTATCCGGGTGACGTATGAGGAGGTGGCGGTCATGCAACAAGATGACTGTGAAG CTCACAGCAACATGAGTCCACTCAGCACAGAAAGCCTCAAGGATTCCTCCACAGAACACAAGCTCACAGATGTTCTTTATTCCAGTGACAACCAAAGTGACTTGGAGATCACACTC GATGAACACATATTGGACCGGAGTTATCCAGAGCTTCCATCAGAGGACTCCATGTTTGTCCATCCGTCTCACAAGGAGAAGCACAGTCAG TCTTTGCTGGGCAGCCAAAACTTAGGGGAGCTGCAAACGATCAACAAACGAGCACACAGGCTCCTGAAATTCCTACAG GACACACCTGCTTGCAGATGGCCAGAGCGTTCCAGTGTCTCCTTTTCCTGCAGAAGGAACGGGCCGTCAGTCTGCACCAGAGTGAACCATACCAGGACATCTTTTTCACCGCTGGTCCTGAATTCTTCACGCTGGAAAAGAAGAAGCCAAACGGAGTGTTAG